In the Chromobacterium sp. ATCC 53434 genome, GTCTATCTTCAGCAGCGCCACGTCGGAGCGCGCGTCGGAGCCTATCACCCTGGCCTGGAACTCCCGCTTGTCGTTCAGCTTGACGGTGATCTTGTCTGCGCGCGCGACCACGTGGGCATTGGTCAGCACATAGCCGTCCTGCGAAATGATGAATCCCGAACCCAGCGAACTCTCCTGATGTTCGCGCTGCTGCGGCGGCGCGAAGCGGCGGAAGAACTCGAAGAACGGATCCCCCTCCATGCCCTCGGGCAAGCCGGAAGTCGACTCTTTGACCGTCGACGTGGTGCTGACATTGACCACCGCCTTGCCCTCGGCCTCGACGATCCGGGCGAAGTCAGGCAGATCCGCGGCCATGGCGGCAGGAAGCTCGGCGGCGAACACGGATGCTGCCAGCATTGCGGAAACGATCAGTTTTTTGACCGACATGTGCGCTCCATCTTTGAAATATTGTGGATTGATGCCCCGGAGATCACCGGTGATTATCATTACGGGATGGCCACGCCGTCAGGCGTCCCCTCCGTCTCCCTTGCGACGCGCCCGGCGGCGCATCATGTGAAACTGGCCGTCTTCCTACGGAAAACGGCCAGTCCTGACACTGCAGGCGGGCGCGCCGCCGCACGGCGGCCGCTCCCGCGCCATCATCGCTGGCTCAATCGCCCTTGCCGTTGACGTGCATGGCCTTCAGCAAGGCCATCATCGCGGTCTGCGGCATATCGCCGACCGCCGTCAGCTGCATGTCGTTCTGATAGCTGGTGGCCATGTTGATCGCGCCGTGCAGATTGCCAATCCGCTCCAGCCTGGCGTTTTCCGGCGGCGGCGGCTCGACGAAGACCGACAGCATCACCAGCCCGTCCGACAAGACCAGATGACGCACCGGCTTGCCGCCCTGCCCCGGCAGGACCCGCTGCACCGAGCGCAGCAGGCGGAAGCCCTGCGGCAAGCCGCTGACTTCGTTCTGCGACACCGACGGATCGGCGCCGGTCGGCGCTTTCGCGGGCCGCAGCAGGAACTTCTGCGGCAACTTGGCCCGGTAGGCCTTCTTGTCCCGCGCGCCGGCCAGCTCCACATCGGTGAAGGTGAACTGCTCGACGCTGTCGCCGCGCGGCGACAGCGTGATCATCTTCAACGGC is a window encoding:
- a CDS encoding MucB/RseB C-terminal domain-containing protein, yielding MQLLRNVGNAGRQQALDGTYLHQMNGMLETFRIVRQGQGDGVREKRTSLDGPSREVVRNGGELTCYASDKRALMACKISAMRLFPALLPDDLEDITRSYVLKRTGFDRVAKRDCQWLDLQPRDPQRYSMRMCVDPTTYLPLKMITLSPRGDSVEQFTFTDVELAGARDKKAYRAKLPQKFLLRPAKAPTGADPSVSQNEVSGLPQGFRLLRSVQRVLPGQGGKPVRHLVLSDGLVMLSVFVEPPPPENARLERIGNLHGAINMATSYQNDMQLTAVGDMPQTAMMALLKAMHVNGKGD